One region of Termitidicoccus mucosus genomic DNA includes:
- a CDS encoding LacI family DNA-binding transcriptional regulator encodes MSSSNSKTTPAKIIRSTSEFAAYVGLARTTVSRVLNGQPGLKKKTIDRVQRAIEETGFVPNAYALHLKGKRPATVGVCMQNIAFPPLVQKLASLHRKLRERDVTTFIEIVEGGDSTSIIRHFLSLRVDAVVFMGYFDEDRVAQHLRGLSTNGTPSLVIDHFGIKGANTIYLDRARGMAALTNHLLDHGHRRFGLLGYSETFRSTFERERGIREALAARGFSFEESTMNLDHKHDRGRDFEYGRALAHSFIESKRLPTAFIALNDEIAIGAMHGLKERGLGVPGDVSVTGFNNQDICLMTAPSLTSVDQRVDATIDVAVDHLLEHIGQPLRQRTSVRMIEPLLVVRESTGPARLK; translated from the coding sequence GTGAGCAGTTCCAATTCCAAAACTACCCCCGCCAAAATCATTCGTTCCACCTCGGAATTTGCCGCATATGTGGGATTGGCTCGCACGACGGTGTCCCGCGTGCTCAACGGCCAGCCCGGCCTGAAGAAGAAAACCATCGACCGGGTGCAGCGCGCGATTGAGGAAACGGGCTTCGTGCCCAACGCTTACGCGCTCCACCTCAAGGGCAAGCGCCCCGCGACCGTCGGCGTGTGCATGCAGAACATCGCGTTTCCCCCGCTCGTGCAGAAACTCGCCTCGCTGCACCGCAAGCTCCGGGAGCGCGACGTGACCACGTTTATCGAAATCGTGGAAGGCGGCGACAGCACGAGCATCATCCGGCATTTCCTGTCGCTGCGCGTGGATGCGGTGGTTTTCATGGGTTATTTCGACGAGGATCGCGTGGCGCAGCACCTGCGCGGCCTGAGCACCAATGGAACTCCCAGCCTCGTCATCGACCATTTCGGCATCAAGGGCGCCAACACCATTTACCTGGATCGCGCGCGCGGCATGGCCGCCCTCACGAACCACCTGCTCGACCATGGGCACCGGCGTTTCGGTTTGCTCGGTTACTCGGAAACCTTTCGCAGCACATTCGAGCGCGAACGCGGCATCCGCGAGGCGCTGGCGGCGCGCGGATTCTCGTTCGAGGAGAGCACCATGAACCTCGACCACAAGCACGACCGCGGACGGGATTTCGAATACGGGCGGGCGCTCGCGCATAGTTTTATCGAGAGCAAGCGCCTTCCGACCGCCTTCATCGCGCTCAACGACGAGATCGCCATCGGTGCGATGCACGGTCTCAAGGAACGCGGCCTGGGCGTGCCCGGCGATGTGTCGGTCACGGGTTTCAACAACCAGGATATCTGCCTGATGACCGCGCCCAGCCTGACCAGCGTGGATCAGAGGGTTGACGCCACTATCGACGTGGCGGTCGATCACCTGCTCGAACATATCGGACAACCGCTTCGCCAGCGCACGTCGGTGCGGATGATCGAACCTTTGCTGGTGGTGCGTGAATCCACCGGCCCGGCCCGGCTGAAGTAG
- a CDS encoding RNA polymerase sigma factor, protein MITLNDDSITEPLGTRAEVTANSAVEYQSDAAATESSTDSAREAAYDAKLVERFRSGHEQAFVEIMERYRGRIFGLAQNLLRNASDAEEITQDTFIRAHRGLGEFRGDSSLATWLYRIALNLSRNRYWYFFRRRRQDSISLELSLGEDSSATFSDLIAAESRSPLQETVTQEFTDLVARCMEKLDPTHREILTMRNILNLPYEEIANTIGINVGTVKSRIARARENLRRLMVDEAPEFGPEPTGAADFFEHSRTIHGCLAIAYA, encoded by the coding sequence ATGATTACACTCAACGACGATTCAATCACGGAACCCCTTGGGACACGCGCAGAGGTCACCGCCAACTCTGCCGTCGAATACCAGTCCGATGCCGCGGCAACGGAATCTTCCACTGATTCCGCGCGCGAGGCCGCCTACGATGCGAAACTGGTCGAGCGGTTTCGCTCAGGCCACGAGCAGGCGTTTGTCGAGATCATGGAACGCTATCGCGGGCGCATCTTCGGCCTCGCCCAGAATCTTTTGCGCAACGCCTCCGACGCCGAGGAAATCACGCAGGACACCTTCATCCGCGCGCATCGCGGGCTGGGGGAATTCCGCGGCGATTCCTCGCTCGCGACTTGGCTGTATCGCATCGCGCTGAACCTTTCGCGCAACCGCTATTGGTATTTCTTCCGCCGCCGCCGCCAGGATTCCATATCGCTGGAGCTGTCGCTGGGCGAGGATTCGTCCGCCACATTTTCCGACTTGATCGCGGCGGAGTCGCGCAGTCCGCTTCAGGAAACCGTCACGCAGGAATTCACGGATCTGGTTGCGCGCTGCATGGAAAAACTCGATCCCACGCACCGCGAAATCCTCACGATGCGCAACATCCTGAACCTGCCCTACGAGGAGATCGCCAACACCATCGGCATCAATGTGGGCACGGTGAAAAGCCGCATCGCCCGCGCCCGCGAGAACCTGCGCAGGCTCATGGTGGACGAGGCTCCTGAGTTCGGCCCGGAGCCGACCGGGGCCGCGGATTTTTTCGAGCATTCCCGGACGATCCACGGCTGCCTCGCGATCGCTTACGCGTGA
- a CDS encoding DUF3016 domain-containing protein: protein MLFVAACATTPLQPSRPENVTVTFEHPENFTDVKDSFTGSLDKVRDGYLEDLADHIKENASRFLGDGQKLAVTITDVDMAGDFEPGRGPSAMDIRVIKQIYPPRINLGFKVTDAAGATVREGTRQLRNLDFMNDPVATMRSSETLRYEKALIDNWTRDDLSGLAGAQK from the coding sequence ATGCTTTTCGTTGCTGCCTGCGCGACCACGCCCCTGCAGCCCTCCAGACCCGAGAACGTCACCGTGACCTTTGAGCATCCGGAAAACTTCACCGACGTGAAGGATTCGTTCACCGGCTCGCTCGACAAGGTGCGCGACGGCTATCTCGAGGACCTCGCCGACCACATCAAGGAAAACGCCTCCCGGTTCCTCGGCGACGGGCAGAAACTCGCCGTCACGATCACCGATGTGGACATGGCCGGCGACTTCGAGCCCGGACGCGGTCCCTCGGCGATGGACATCCGCGTCATCAAGCAAATCTACCCCCCGCGCATCAATCTGGGCTTCAAGGTGACCGACGCCGCCGGTGCGACCGTGCGCGAAGGCACGCGCCAGTTGCGCAACCTCGACTTCATGAACGATCCCGTCGCCACGATGCGCTCCAGCGAAACCTTGCGCTACGAGAAGGCGCTTATCGACAACTGGACCCGCGACGACCTTTCCGGCCTGGCCGGCGCCCAAAAGTGA
- a CDS encoding periplasmic heavy metal sensor, giving the protein MKKSIVILAVALTVGALGCLWYFHHLRAGAAPLDELSWLKKEFALDERQFAEIERLHQAYMPVCDAHCAAYLQAQRELAAALEGSTIFTPGMDRALETARRIETECQRSMLKHGYEVAAVMSPAQGARYLAMINARLRMTDHQGMTPHREAR; this is encoded by the coding sequence ATGAAAAAGTCGATTGTCATTCTGGCCGTGGCCCTGACCGTCGGCGCGCTGGGCTGCCTCTGGTATTTTCATCATTTGCGAGCCGGGGCCGCCCCGCTCGATGAACTCTCCTGGCTGAAAAAAGAGTTCGCCTTGGACGAGCGCCAGTTCGCCGAGATCGAACGCCTGCACCAGGCTTACATGCCGGTTTGCGACGCGCACTGCGCCGCCTACCTGCAAGCGCAGCGGGAACTCGCCGCTGCGCTGGAGGGAAGCACGATTTTCACGCCCGGGATGGACCGGGCGCTGGAGACCGCTCGCCGGATCGAGACGGAGTGCCAGCGTTCCATGTTGAAGCACGGCTACGAGGTCGCCGCCGTCATGTCGCCCGCGCAGGGCGCCCGCTACCTCGCGATGATCAATGCCCGTCTGCGGATGACCGATCACCAGGGGATGACGCCTCATCGGGAGGCCCGCTGA
- a CDS encoding RNA polymerase sigma factor gives MTPDDVPTDDALMARLQAGDERALDELMTRWELPVRRYLHRHLQNEAAALDIAEEAFVRVYQQRHRFAPGSHFTAWLFTIATNLARSHHRWRARHPSEAFPDGDGGQGDVPVALREDATPADALRRQEKIEAVRHAVSVLSDELRTVTLLYEYENLSHAEIASVLHCSAKAVETRLYRARKRLRAILAPYFGGDN, from the coding sequence ATGACGCCGGACGATGTGCCCACCGACGATGCCTTGATGGCGCGCTTGCAGGCTGGCGACGAGCGGGCGCTGGACGAATTGATGACGCGATGGGAGCTTCCCGTCCGCCGCTATCTGCACCGCCATCTTCAGAACGAGGCCGCCGCGCTGGATATCGCGGAGGAGGCATTTGTCCGCGTGTATCAACAGCGGCATCGTTTTGCGCCGGGCAGCCATTTCACCGCGTGGCTTTTCACCATCGCGACCAATCTCGCCCGCAGCCATCACCGCTGGCGCGCGCGGCATCCGTCCGAAGCCTTTCCCGACGGGGACGGCGGCCAGGGAGACGTGCCGGTTGCGCTGCGCGAGGACGCGACACCCGCGGATGCCTTGCGCCGCCAGGAAAAGATCGAGGCGGTGCGGCACGCCGTCTCCGTCCTGTCCGACGAACTCAGGACGGTGACACTCCTTTATGAATACGAAAACCTCTCGCATGCGGAAATCGCCTCGGTGCTGCATTGCTCGGCGAAGGCGGTGGAAACCCGCCTGTATCGGGCGCGAAAGCGCTTGCGGGCCATCCTGGCCCCCTATTTCGGCGGCGACAACTAA
- a CDS encoding TolC family protein, protein MIPYRIISLASVAVVAAAFSSGCRTPSYEKRARDDVAAIARNLRPEGGAVELPVLASASPASDYLRFALLKHPQVEAAFYEWRASVEAITPARSQPDPKLTFEADIADMVMTAMPGLMFDFMGWGKRAAMGREATAAGAVAYRDYVTTVLTTATAVRKAWVELAYIEEAVALRQRSASVLGQSVEMAQADYATGRGMASLEKQTGILNESEKLKTALATLADQRVAARARFKAALGLRREEPDPVWPAQPFPSAPLPDEETLWRRLSAANPRVASMRAMVDMAVAAVAVARRSGSPDFTAGLMADLKADPLMVRPSATMTLPIWRDKIAAAIASADARRLAAEARLDAERIAMAAELAQMLFMAREADRMIAYIDAAALPNIERALASAEGGYQSGMGDFVTLAGIRLMELDMRLEQAAARRERETALADISLLVAGDVPADGLLLTSSK, encoded by the coding sequence ATGATCCCATACCGCATCATTTCCCTGGCCTCCGTGGCGGTCGTGGCGGCGGCATTCTCCTCCGGCTGCCGCACGCCGTCCTACGAGAAACGGGCGCGCGATGATGTCGCCGCCATCGCCCGGAATCTCCGTCCCGAAGGCGGCGCCGTCGAACTGCCGGTGCTGGCGTCCGCATCGCCGGCGAGCGATTATTTGCGCTTCGCCCTGCTCAAGCATCCGCAGGTCGAAGCGGCGTTTTACGAGTGGCGGGCCTCGGTCGAGGCGATCACTCCGGCGCGCTCCCAGCCCGACCCCAAGCTCACCTTTGAAGCGGACATCGCGGACATGGTGATGACCGCCATGCCGGGCCTCATGTTCGATTTCATGGGGTGGGGAAAGCGCGCCGCCATGGGACGCGAAGCCACCGCGGCCGGCGCCGTGGCTTACCGCGACTATGTCACCACTGTCCTCACCACCGCCACGGCGGTGCGCAAGGCCTGGGTGGAACTGGCTTATATCGAGGAGGCGGTCGCCCTGCGCCAGCGATCCGCCTCGGTGCTCGGACAATCCGTCGAGATGGCGCAGGCGGACTATGCCACCGGGCGCGGCATGGCCTCGCTCGAAAAACAAACCGGCATCCTGAATGAAAGCGAAAAATTGAAAACGGCGCTCGCCACGCTCGCCGACCAGCGCGTTGCGGCGCGCGCCCGTTTCAAGGCCGCGCTCGGCCTGCGCCGCGAGGAGCCCGACCCGGTGTGGCCCGCGCAGCCCTTCCCCTCCGCGCCGCTTCCCGATGAGGAGACGCTGTGGCGCCGGTTGTCCGCCGCGAATCCCCGGGTCGCCTCCATGCGGGCGATGGTGGACATGGCGGTGGCCGCGGTCGCGGTGGCCCGCCGTTCGGGCTCGCCCGATTTTACCGCGGGCCTCATGGCCGATCTCAAGGCCGACCCGCTGATGGTCCGTCCGTCCGCGACGATGACCCTGCCGATCTGGCGCGACAAAATCGCCGCGGCCATCGCGTCCGCCGACGCCCGCCGCCTCGCCGCCGAGGCGCGGCTCGACGCCGAGCGGATAGCGATGGCCGCCGAGCTGGCGCAGATGCTCTTCATGGCGCGCGAGGCCGACCGGATGATCGCCTACATCGACGCCGCGGCGCTGCCCAACATCGAACGCGCCCTCGCTTCCGCCGAGGGCGGTTATCAGTCGGGCATGGGTGATTTCGTCACGCTTGCCGGGATCCGCCTGATGGAGCTCGACATGCGGCTGGAGCAGGCCGCCGCGCGGCGCGAACGCGAAACCGCGCTCGCCGATATTTCCCTCCTGGTCGCCGGCGATGTCCCCGCCGACGGCCTTCTTCTCACTTCTTCCAAATGA
- a CDS encoding efflux RND transporter periplasmic adaptor subunit, with protein sequence MTSAMNPFRLLHPRLLTPLVSLLGAAIGLTATTLRAAEQLYTCGMHPQIIKKEPGNCPICGMKLTPVRANAPGASSGERKVKYYKSTMLPGEVKPGPGKDSMGMDMAPVYEGEDASSENTIQIDAATTQRMNLKTALVGHGPVRREIRAVGIVAYNEEGLRDITTKYEGWIEKLHVNTTWAAVKAGDPLFEIYSPDLYNAQLNYAVAVKAEGDGGGPLTRAALARLQLFDVPDEVIARLKRSGEAQRTLVFRAPADGVVIEKMAVAGQMMKPGEQIYRLADLSSVWVQAQIYEKDLPFIRDGLPVRVRTSYGPEKTFEGSVQLLLPQLDERTRSVTARVVLPNPEGYLRPGMFVQADFASQLSADAVLVPDIAVLRSGERNTVFVALDGGFFEPREITLGARSEGNFYEVLGGLAGGERVVTSGQFMLDSESQLREAIQKMLRNAADSGPETAAAAHQHGPATGHAHHADAPADKPGEHGKP encoded by the coding sequence ATGACCTCCGCCATGAATCCCTTCCGCCTCCTGCATCCGCGCCTGTTGACGCCTCTCGTTTCGCTGCTGGGCGCCGCCATCGGCCTGACTGCGACGACGCTCCGCGCCGCCGAACAACTCTACACCTGCGGCATGCACCCGCAGATTATCAAAAAAGAGCCGGGCAACTGCCCGATTTGCGGCATGAAGCTCACGCCCGTCCGCGCCAACGCCCCCGGAGCCTCCTCGGGCGAACGCAAGGTCAAGTATTACAAGTCCACGATGCTTCCGGGCGAAGTGAAGCCCGGCCCCGGCAAGGACTCGATGGGCATGGACATGGCGCCGGTTTACGAAGGCGAGGATGCGTCGTCCGAAAACACCATCCAGATCGACGCGGCCACGACGCAGCGGATGAACCTCAAGACCGCGCTTGTCGGGCACGGGCCGGTGCGCCGGGAAATTCGCGCGGTCGGCATCGTCGCCTACAACGAGGAAGGACTTCGCGACATCACGACAAAATACGAAGGCTGGATCGAAAAGCTGCACGTCAACACCACGTGGGCCGCGGTGAAGGCGGGCGATCCGCTCTTCGAAATCTATTCGCCCGACCTCTACAACGCCCAGCTCAACTATGCGGTCGCCGTCAAGGCGGAAGGCGACGGGGGCGGTCCGCTCACGCGCGCCGCGCTCGCCCGTTTGCAACTCTTCGATGTGCCGGACGAAGTCATCGCCCGACTCAAACGCTCGGGCGAGGCGCAGCGCACGCTCGTGTTTCGCGCCCCGGCCGACGGCGTGGTCATCGAAAAGATGGCCGTGGCCGGTCAAATGATGAAGCCGGGCGAGCAGATTTACCGGCTCGCCGACCTCTCCTCCGTGTGGGTGCAGGCGCAAATCTACGAGAAGGACCTGCCCTTCATCCGCGACGGCCTGCCCGTCAGGGTCCGCACCAGTTACGGCCCGGAAAAAACCTTCGAGGGCAGCGTGCAGCTTCTCCTGCCCCAGCTCGATGAGCGGACGCGCTCCGTCACCGCCCGCGTTGTGCTCCCCAATCCGGAGGGCTACTTGCGCCCCGGCATGTTCGTCCAGGCGGACTTCGCCTCGCAGTTGTCCGCCGACGCCGTGCTCGTGCCTGACATCGCGGTGCTGCGCAGCGGCGAGCGCAACACGGTCTTCGTCGCGCTCGACGGCGGCTTCTTCGAGCCGCGCGAGATAACGCTCGGCGCGCGCAGCGAGGGTAATTTTTATGAGGTGCTTGGCGGCCTGGCGGGCGGCGAACGCGTCGTCACCTCGGGCCAGTTCATGCTCGATTCCGAGAGCCAGCTTCGCGAGGCGATCCAGAAGATGCTGCGCAATGCGGCGGATTCCGGGCCGGAGACTGCGGCGGCCGCGCACCAACACGGCCCCGCCACCGGCCACGCGCACCACGCGGACGCCCCGGCGGACAAGCCCGGCGAACACGGCAAACCATAA
- a CDS encoding efflux RND transporter permease subunit, with product MLKAVIEFSLKNKFLVLAATAALVLGGIYSLRKIPLDAIPDLSDTQVIIYTEWAGQAPQIVQDQVTYPITTKMLSVPNATVVRGYSFYGYSFVYVIFEDGTDPYWARSRVLEYLNGLQNSLPKNVTPSLGPDATGVGWAFMYSLNSTKHDLAELRSMQDWFLRYQLASVNGVAEVASVGGFVKQYQIAVDPRRLHAYNLSISDVAMAVEKSNGEVGGRSMEMAEKEFILRVRGYIEKIDDLKKVAVGQGPGGTPVLLGEVAEVQLAPDMRRGIAELNGEGETVGGVVVVRYGVDTREVIQAVKARLDEAMKSLPEGVGYTIAYDRTALIDRAVDTLKVKLVEECIVVALVCLLFLMHLRSSFVAIVILPIAVLASIAIMFGQGLSANIMSLGGIAIAIGAMVDAAIIMIENAHKHIEHDGGRKPHWDIIRDAAVEVGPTLFYSLLVITVSFLPVFTLQAQEGRMFKPLAFTKTYSMAAAALLSITLAPVLMGYFIRGKIPPEEKNPVNRFLIWLYHPLLDLMIRFRWAVIVTAALVVGWVFFPWNAVVSQALPDGSLKEAALKLGKAFPYQNIGSEFMPPLYEGDLLYMPTTFPGISPTKARELLQQTDQIIKSFPEVHHVFGKIGRAESATDPAPMDMIETTIMLKPEDEWPAVDIKDEEGRVVVRRPRTIDELTTAMNNAVQIPGLTNAWTMPIKTRIDMLATGIKTPVGIKVAGPDLRELERIAGEIEGVIRRAPGTSSVFAERVMGGNYVEIDIDRDAIARHGLTQGEVQEVIEAALGGMPLTTTVEGLERYGVILRYERDYRENLEALGEILIPVKTADPAGGAMGAGGMAAPGAQIPLSQVAKVRVVSAPMGIKSEGAVPNAWIYVDVQGVDIGNYVRGAQQAVNDALRRGEIKVPAGYSVFWSGQFEYMQRAQARLMIVVPLTLVLIIFIIYLNTKSWIKTGIVLLAVPFSLVGAFWALHLTGYNMSVAVWVGIIALAGLDAETGVVMLLYLDLSHGEAKKAGRLRAAADLRDAIYHGAVKRVRPKAMTAAVIIAGLLPILWSHGTGADTMKRIALPMVGGVVTSTLMELLVYPAIYYIWRRRGLPPTPDAPAPSPAGPVSQPPLAQP from the coding sequence ATGCTCAAGGCCGTCATCGAATTTTCCCTGAAGAACAAATTTCTCGTCCTCGCCGCGACCGCGGCGCTGGTCCTTGGCGGCATTTATTCGCTGCGCAAAATCCCGCTGGACGCGATCCCCGACCTCTCCGACACACAGGTCATCATCTACACGGAGTGGGCGGGGCAGGCCCCGCAGATCGTGCAGGATCAGGTCACCTATCCGATCACCACCAAGATGCTGTCGGTGCCGAACGCGACCGTGGTCCGCGGGTATTCGTTTTACGGATACTCGTTCGTGTATGTGATTTTCGAGGACGGCACCGATCCCTACTGGGCGCGGAGCCGGGTGCTCGAATACCTGAACGGCCTGCAAAACAGCCTGCCGAAGAACGTGACGCCGTCCCTCGGGCCGGACGCCACCGGCGTGGGCTGGGCCTTCATGTATTCGCTCAACTCGACAAAGCACGACCTCGCGGAACTGCGCTCGATGCAGGACTGGTTCCTCCGCTACCAGCTCGCCAGCGTGAACGGCGTGGCCGAGGTCGCCTCGGTCGGCGGCTTCGTGAAGCAGTATCAGATCGCCGTCGATCCCCGCCGGCTGCACGCCTACAACCTCTCGATCAGCGACGTGGCGATGGCGGTCGAAAAGAGCAACGGCGAGGTCGGCGGCCGCTCCATGGAGATGGCCGAGAAGGAATTCATCCTTCGTGTGCGCGGCTACATCGAGAAGATCGACGACCTCAAAAAGGTGGCCGTGGGCCAGGGGCCGGGAGGCACGCCGGTCCTGCTCGGCGAGGTCGCGGAGGTGCAGCTCGCGCCGGACATGCGCCGCGGCATCGCCGAGCTCAACGGCGAGGGCGAGACGGTCGGCGGTGTCGTTGTGGTGCGTTACGGCGTCGATACGCGCGAGGTCATCCAGGCCGTGAAGGCCCGTCTCGACGAGGCGATGAAGAGCCTGCCCGAAGGCGTCGGCTACACCATCGCGTATGACCGCACCGCCCTCATCGACCGCGCGGTGGACACGCTGAAGGTGAAGCTCGTCGAGGAGTGCATCGTCGTCGCCCTCGTCTGCCTGCTGTTCCTCATGCACCTGCGCAGTTCTTTCGTGGCGATCGTCATCCTGCCCATCGCCGTCCTCGCCTCGATCGCGATCATGTTCGGGCAGGGGCTCAGCGCGAACATCATGTCGCTCGGCGGCATTGCGATCGCCATCGGCGCGATGGTCGACGCGGCGATCATCATGATCGAAAACGCCCACAAGCACATCGAGCACGACGGGGGCAGAAAGCCGCACTGGGACATCATCCGCGACGCCGCGGTCGAGGTGGGGCCCACGCTGTTTTATTCCCTCCTGGTGATCACGGTGTCGTTCCTGCCCGTGTTCACCCTGCAGGCGCAGGAAGGCCGCATGTTCAAGCCGCTCGCGTTTACCAAGACCTATTCGATGGCGGCGGCGGCGCTCCTGTCGATCACCCTGGCGCCCGTGCTCATGGGCTACTTCATCCGCGGAAAAATTCCGCCGGAGGAAAAGAACCCGGTGAACCGTTTCCTGATCTGGCTGTATCATCCGCTGCTCGACCTCATGATCCGGTTCCGCTGGGCGGTGATTGTCACGGCGGCGTTGGTCGTCGGCTGGGTGTTCTTTCCCTGGAACGCGGTCGTCTCCCAGGCGCTGCCCGACGGCAGCCTGAAGGAAGCCGCGCTGAAACTCGGCAAGGCGTTTCCCTATCAAAACATCGGCTCGGAGTTCATGCCGCCCCTCTATGAAGGCGACCTGCTCTACATGCCGACGACCTTTCCTGGCATCTCGCCGACCAAGGCGCGCGAGCTGCTCCAGCAAACCGACCAGATCATCAAGTCGTTCCCCGAGGTGCACCATGTGTTCGGAAAAATCGGACGCGCCGAGTCCGCTACCGATCCCGCGCCGATGGACATGATCGAGACGACGATCATGCTGAAGCCCGAGGACGAGTGGCCCGCCGTGGACATCAAGGACGAGGAAGGCAGGGTGGTCGTCCGCCGGCCCCGCACCATCGACGAACTCACCACGGCGATGAACAACGCCGTGCAAATCCCCGGGCTTACGAACGCCTGGACGATGCCGATCAAGACGCGCATCGACATGCTCGCGACCGGCATCAAGACCCCCGTCGGCATCAAGGTCGCGGGACCGGACCTGCGCGAGCTGGAGCGGATAGCCGGTGAAATCGAAGGCGTGATCCGGCGGGCGCCCGGCACCAGCAGCGTGTTTGCGGAGCGGGTGATGGGTGGCAACTATGTCGAGATCGACATCGACCGCGACGCCATCGCCCGCCATGGGCTGACGCAGGGCGAGGTGCAGGAAGTGATCGAAGCGGCCCTTGGCGGCATGCCGCTCACCACCACGGTCGAGGGGCTCGAACGCTACGGCGTGATTCTCCGCTATGAGCGGGACTACCGTGAAAATCTCGAAGCCCTCGGCGAAATCCTGATCCCGGTGAAGACCGCCGATCCGGCCGGCGGCGCGATGGGCGCGGGCGGCATGGCGGCGCCCGGCGCGCAGATTCCGCTCAGCCAGGTGGCGAAGGTGCGCGTGGTCTCGGCCCCGATGGGCATCAAGAGCGAAGGCGCGGTCCCCAACGCATGGATCTACGTGGATGTCCAGGGTGTCGATATCGGCAACTACGTCCGGGGCGCACAACAGGCCGTGAATGACGCGCTCCGGCGCGGCGAGATCAAGGTGCCCGCGGGCTACAGCGTTTTCTGGAGCGGCCAGTTTGAATACATGCAGCGCGCCCAAGCCCGCCTGATGATCGTCGTGCCGCTCACCCTCGTCCTCATCATTTTCATCATCTACCTGAACACCAAGTCGTGGATCAAGACCGGCATCGTGCTTCTGGCGGTGCCGTTCTCCCTCGTTGGCGCGTTCTGGGCGCTCCACCTCACCGGCTACAACATGAGCGTGGCCGTGTGGGTCGGCATCATCGCGCTGGCCGGGCTCGATGCCGAGACGGGCGTCGTCATGCTGCTCTACCTCGACTTGTCCCACGGGGAGGCAAAAAAGGCGGGCCGGCTCCGCGCGGCGGCGGACCTGCGCGACGCCATTTACCACGGCGCGGTGAAGCGGGTGCGCCCGAAGGCGATGACGGCCGCCGTCATCATCGCCGGACTGCTCCCGATTCTCTGGAGCCACGGGACCGGCGCCGACACGATGAAGCGCATCGCGCTGCCCATGGTGGGCGGCGTCGTGACCTCGACGCTCATGGAGCTGCTCGTGTATCCGGCCATCTACTACATCTGGCGGCGCCGCGGCCTGCCTCCGACGCCGGATGCCCCGGCTCCGTCGCCGGCCGGCCCGGTTTCGCAACCGCCCTTGGCCCAGCCATGA